In Microbulbifer pacificus, the genomic stretch GTGCGACACCGGTGGCGACGGAGATCCGCGCGCTGACGGAAAAAGACCAGGGAATTCTCGCCGCGCCGCGCTGAGCGCGGACATTGATTGCCCCGGCCGCAACCGCGTCGGGATCTGGAGCATTACATGAAACGCTTGGCCAATTTTTTTGCCAGTAAATGGGTACTCGGGCTGATCGGTATTACCGCCCTGTCACTGCTGATTTGGTTCGGTGCCGACTACATCAAATTCGGCAGCGACAACGCCACATTATCCAGTGGTGTGCGGACTACCATCATCGTCTTCCTGTTTGCCATCTGGCTGGTATGGAACCTGAGCCAGTGGCTGGTGGAGCGGCGCCAGAACCAGGCGCTGATCGGAAGTATCGAGAGTATCGAAGCCTCAAAGGAAGAGGAGCAGGACCCGGACCAGGAGCGCAGTCAGGAAGAACTCGCGGCCCTGTCTGAACGCTTTCGCGATGCCATGCAGGTGCTGCGCAAGGCACGCTTCAAGTCCCACAGAGGCAAAGTCTCCCTGTACCAGTTGCCCTGGTACATCATCATCGGCCCGCCCGGTTCCGGGAAAACCACCGCACTGGTCAATTCCGGTCTGGAATTTCCGCTCGCCCAGAGCCACGGCAAGGAAGCGCTCGGCGGCGTCGGCGGCACCCGCAACTGCGACTGGTGGTTTACCAATGACGCGGTGCTGATTGATACCGCCGGCCGCTATACCACCCAGGACAGTCACCGCGTCTACGACAACAGCGCCTGGAGGGCCTTCCTGAACCTGCTGCAACGCTATCGTCGCCGCCGCCCGATTAACGGGGTGCTGGTGGCCATCAGCCTGCAGGACCTGATGGTACAGACCGCGGAGCAGCGGGTGCACCAGGCCAAGACCATTCGCGCACGCATCAATGAACTGCAACAGCAGCTGGGTATCCGCTTCCCGATTTATCTCACCTTTACCAAATGCGATCTGGTAGCGGGTTTCAGCGAGTTCTTCGACAACCTGTCACAGGCGGAGCGCGAACAGGTGTGGGGGGTGAGTTTTCCCGAAGAAGCCAGTGCCGCCGCCGGTGCGCCGATTGACGACTTCGCGCGGGAGTTCCGCGGTCTGATCGAGCGTCTCAACCAGCGTGTGTTGTGGCGGGTGCATCAGGAACGTCATGTGGAGAAACGCGCGCTGCTGCAGGGATTCCCGGCGCGCATGGATGGATTGCTGGCGGTACTGTGTGATTTCGTCAAACAGACCTTCAGCCCCAATCGCTACGACACGGTGCCCATGGTGCGCGGTGTGTATTTCACCAGCGGCACCCAGGAAGGCAGTCCCATCGACCGCATGATGGCCACGGTGAGCGCTGACTTCGGGCTCGAGCGAGACGTGGCACCGAAATTCCAGGGTGTGGGAAAAAGCTATTTCCTGCACCGCCTGCTGAAAGACGTCATTTTTCCCGAGGCGGATCTGGTAGGGGTCAACCGCAAGCTGGAAAATGCCACGCGCTGGCTTCGCGGTGCGATCTATACCACCTCCGCCGTGGTGGTTGTCGGTGCGCTGTTCCTGTGGACCGGCAGCCTTGCGCAGAACAAATTGTATATGGGGGAGGTGCGCGACAATGTCGCGGAATTCGAGCGCGTGCGCACGGAGATCGGCACGCGCAGGCTGACACCGCAGGACAGCCTGCGCATGCTGGATCCGCTGTTTGCCGCATCCCGGGTTTATCAGAAAGAAGAACACCCATGGCTCAATAATCTTGGGCTTTACGATGACCGTGTGGATGCAGCGGCGGATGCACTTTATCGCGAGCAATTGCGGCAGACGTTCCTGCCGGCCCTGTTGCACATGGTGGAAGCCGATCTGTCCCGGCTCGACAGCAATGATCCCGCGCTGACCCACACTCTCAAGACTTACCTGATGTTCTTTACGCCGGACAAGCGCGATCTTGCGGTTCTCTCGGAGTACTTCAGTGCTGGCTGGTCGCGCCAGCTGTCCGGTGAAGCGGCGAAGCAGGCGCAGCTGCTTGCACACATGCAGCGACTGTTTGATGAACCGCTGCCGGAAAATCTGCAGCCGAATGAGCGCGTGGTGGCAAGTGCGCGCCAGCAGTTGCGCCGTATTCCGGTGCCGCAGCGCCTGTATGCACAGATGCAGCGCAGCGAGTTTGGCTCCACTCAAATCGACCTTTACGGTGAAGTGGGTGGTGACACCGCACAGCTGTTTGGTGTCGATCCCGCGGACAGCCGCTTTCATATTCCCTACCTGTACACCAAGGCCGGCTACAAGGACATGGAATTCGGCGCGGACTCGCCAATGCTGGATCAGTTGGCGGAGGAGCGCTGGATTTACGGTGGTGAACTGAGTGGAGAAGACTTCAGCCGCGAGGATCGCGAGAAGCTCGGCGAGGAGGTAAAACGGATTTATCTCAGTGAATACCAGCAGCGCTGGCAGCAGTTCCTGGGTGGATTTTCCATTCGCGGCTTCCAGTCCACGGCACAGGCCCTGGATGTGTTGGCGAAACTTTCCGACCCGGTGTATTCGCCGCTACTGGCCATCACGGAAATTACCGCGGACAACACGGCGCTTACCGCACGGCCGGAACTGCCGGCGGACGCAAGTGGTGTCGCCCTGCCGGTGTCGAGCAACACCCGCCGACTGGGCGCGGCCGCCGTCAGCAGCGCGGCGGGTGCACTGGCGGAACAATTCCAGCCCACCGTGGTGGATCTGCGCTTTGAAGAACTGCAACGCCTGACCCGCAGTGAAAAAGGTCGTCCTGCACGTATTCAGGAGTACCTGACCAGCATCAATCAGGTTCAGGAATATCTCGCGGAAATCGACAGTGGCGTCAATCCGGATGAAGCGGCGTTCGGCAAAGCCAAAGCGCGATTCAATGGTGCCAGTGACGCGATCAAGCAATTGCGGATAAAGGCCGCTAACGCGCCCGCGCCCTTCGACCAATGGTTGGAAGAAGTTGCCGATGGCACCTGGTCACTGGTGATGGCAAAAGCCAAGCGCCACGTGGACAAGGCCTGGCGCGAACAGGTGTACAGCGTATACAGCCGCAGTCTTGCCGATCGCTTCCCGCTGCGTACCGGTGTCGACCTCGATGCCCCGGTGCTGGAGTTCAACAGCTTTTTCAAACCCGGTGGCGTAGAGCAGCAGTTCGTTCAGCAGTACCTGCAACCATTCGTGGATACCCGCAGCTGGAAAGTGAAATCGCTGGAAGGCCAGAGCATCGGAATTTCCTCCGGCGCCCTCACGCAAATGCAGCGGGCCGAACGCATTCGCAAAACCCTGTTCAGTGCAGGGGAGCAAGCGGGTTACCAGTTCCGTATCGAACCGACAAAACTGGATTCCGGTGTGCGCCTGTTTGCATTGGAACTGGGTGGGCAGCGTGTGCCTTACTCTCACGGTCCGCGCACCAGCAGCAAACTGGACTGGAAAGGCGGCGAGTCCAATCGTGTGCGCATCATTTTTGAAGACCTTAACGAAACGGTACACCGCCAGCACTTCGAGGGCGACTGGGCCTGGTATCGTCTGTTGCTCAATTCCGACGTCGAGCGTGGGCGCAGCAGCAATGAGTATCTGGTGACCTTCCGCGAGTCCGGGCGCGAGGCGCAGTTCCGTCTGTCGGCAAGCGGGGTCAACAATCCGTTCGATCAGACCCTGCTGGCAGGCTACCGTTGTCCCCAGGTACTTTGAGCGCAGTGGCCATGATGCAGAAAGGATTATTCGGGAAATTGCCGGGTCACGGTGATTTTGTTCAGAGGGATTTGCCGGGAAGTTTTGTCACCCCCTGGGACGAATGGCTGCAGCGCGCGGTGTACGGTTCGAGAGAATTGGTGGGAGAGCGCTGGCTGGAGTATTACCTGACCAGCCCTATCTGGCGGTTTGCTCTGTCTGCCGGTGTGCTGAATCAGCAGGCTTGGGCGGGAGTGCTGGTGCCGAGTGTCGACAGTGTAGGGCGTTATTTCCCGGTGACCATGGCGGTGCCGCTGCCTGCGGGAAGTAATCTGTTTGATGTGCAGGTGAGGGCCGAGGCGTGGTACAGCGAGCTCTCCGAGCTCGCGATCAATGCATTGCAGAACGCGCTGCTGGCGGACCAGTTGCTGGAACTGTTTCCGCCGTTTCCCGCGCTGGCACAAAAAAACACAGAAGTAGAAAACGATGATTCGCTTGTGAAGGTGTGCGGCGAGCCCAGCATCGCCGGCAGCTATCCGGCACTGCTGGAATATCTGTACCGAGAGCGACACCCTAGCTTCAGTTTGTGGTGGTGTTCAGGTTCTCAGTTTCTTGCACCAAAAACCATGTTGAGCGCAGGCCTTCCCGATCCATCGGAATATGGCTGCATGCTGGGCGCACCGAAATTTCATTGGTGAACGATATCTCGAATTGCCGTTTGCGTTAGTTGGTATTTTTGTACCAATAAAAAACCGGATTTACCTGTAGAGAATTTCAAATCGGTGTTCAATGAGAAATGGATTTCGATAAAATGATGCAGTGATTTTTGCATAACAGGTACGGTCGTGCCGGTTATGTATTGCAGATTGTTGTCGTTGGTTTTTTTGATTTCAGTGATTGCCACAGGTTTGGCGAATATCGGAAGTGATAGAAAACAATCGGCAATTTCAGGGAGGAGGCTTGCGGCGATTATCCGCTGTAAGACATGCGGGGGAATGGAATGTCTGCCAGTACTTATCAGGTGATTTTTACCGGTTCGCTTCGCGATGGCTTCAGCCGCCGTGAAGGAATCAGCCAGTTGGCAAAACGCCTGAGTCTTGATTTTGATCAGATAAAAAAGCTGCTGACGTACTCGCGTCCGGTGGTGAAATGCTGCAAACAGATGATAGAGGGGGAGCGTCTGGTCCAGGCGTTCTGGCAGGCGGGCTGGCGCAGCGAACTGATCTGTGACGGCCATTTGCTGTTTGATGGTGAACAGCATTTTCCCGGTGTGGGTGGACCTGCGGCGGATGAGACGGAGAAGCAGCGGTTGTTTTGTGAAGAGGCGCGCTGCTCAATCGAGGTGCCCGCAGGATGGCAAGCACTTACCGATCTCAACGGTAGTGCCGTGATGCAGTCGGGTAACCTGCGCGAGAATCAGTTTCTGGTGGTGCTTTCCCAGAATCTGCTGGATCTGCCTGCGGCATCCACCATCGGCGCCTACTGTGGCGCACAACTCAAACAGTGTGCGGCGAAGTTGCAAGACAGTGAAATTCTGATACCGGCCACACCGCTGGAAGAGGGTGATTTTCCCGCCTGTTTCGGTGAGATCAGCGCGTATATTGACGGCCTGCCGGTGCAGTACCTCGTGGTGTGTATTGAATGTGATGAGCGGATCTACACGCTGTTTTTGTGGTGTGAAGCCAGAGACTTCGGGCGCTGCAGAAAGGATTTTGATCGCATCGTACTGAGCTTTCGCTCAGAGTTTTTGGCCGCGCCAGCCAATGAAGCAGGACATCGGGTCGCGCGACACGGAACTTTGTCCATGGCCTGACCGGCCGTGTCCAAGAAAAATGAGAGCAGCGTGTGGCTGCCAAACTTGAAAGGGAATTCTCATGGCACTGGCCAATGTCACTGATCTGGGTGCGCTTTTGCAGGATATCGCCGGGGACCTTCCTCAGGGTGAAGATATCCGTTCCGATCGCTCCCCGACGTCCGACTATTACACCATCAAGGATGCCCGCAACAGCGCGCGCGCCGCGGAACGCTCCGCGAGGTTTGACGACAGCGATATCGATCTGCTGGCGCCCTGGCGGGACGTTGCAAAGACCGCCGAAAAAATTCTTAAAGGGAAAAGCAAGGATCTTGAGGTTGCCAGCTGGTATACCGAGGCGCTTATCCGCCTGCATGGCTTTGCCGGCCTGCGCGATGGTTTCCAGCTGATCGAAGGCATGATCGATGGCTACTGGGAAAACCTGTATCCCGAGCCCGATGAAGACGGTCTTGAAACCAAAGTCGCGCCGCTTACCGGGCTCAATGGCGACGGCGTCGACGGCACATTGCTGCTGCCAATCCGCAACGCGGATATAACCCCGGAAGGCGATTTCGGCGGTTTTGCCTTTGTTCACTACCAGCAGGCCCGCGATGCCGACAAACTCTCTGATCCGGATGCAAAGGCCGCGCGCATCGAAACCCTCGGCTACAGCCTGGATGACATCGAGCAATGCGTACAATCCGCAAGTGCGCAGTGGGCGATGGATCTGGTGGAAACCATCGAACAGGCGCTCACCAGCTACAAAGCCATCAATGAGCGTCTGCGCGCAAGCTGCGGCCAGGATGCGCCACCCTATTCGAGCATCACCGGGCTTCTCGATGAAGTGCTTCGCACCACCCGGTTTGTCTACCAATCTCATCTGGAAGCGCTGAGCGCCATTGAAACGGCGGCGGCACAGAGCGATGAATCCGCTTCCGCCCAGGCCGTTGCCAATGGCGCGACGGCAGTGGCCTCCCAGGTCGTCAGTGTTCCCAACGGCGCGATCAACAGCCGTGAAGACGCACTGATATTGCTGGAGAAGGTGGCCAAGTATTTCCGCACTTATGAGCCACACACCCCGCTTGCTCCGGGTCTGGAGCGTCTTGTCGGCTGGGGGCGCATGACCGTCGCCGAGCTGATGACGGAGCTTCTGCCCGATGACACCTCGCGGGCTATCTATTCACAGTTGACCGGTGTGCGCCTCGATGGCTCGGACAGTCAACGTTATGTCGCGCCTCCGGCAACGCAAAGCAGTGCTGCGCCCGCCGGCAATCCTGAAGCGGTAAGCACCGGTGAGGCGCCCGCCTCCGACAGCGGCTGGGGCGCGCAGCCACAATCGGAAACCACAGAATCCGGTTGGTAAAACCAGAGTAATCACCACGATTCCTGAATTGAGGAAAGGAGACCCTGATGTCCGAGAGTATTCACAACAAACTGAAGCGTGTACGCAAACCGCGCGTACACATCACCTACGACGTTGAAACCAACGGTGCCGAAGTCAAGAAGGAGCTGCCGTTTGTCACCGGGGTAATGGGCGATTACTCCGGTGATAACACCGAGAACCGCAAGGCATTAAAAGAGCGCAAGTTCGTACAGATTGATCG encodes the following:
- the tssM gene encoding type VI secretion system membrane subunit TssM gives rise to the protein MKRLANFFASKWVLGLIGITALSLLIWFGADYIKFGSDNATLSSGVRTTIIVFLFAIWLVWNLSQWLVERRQNQALIGSIESIEASKEEEQDPDQERSQEELAALSERFRDAMQVLRKARFKSHRGKVSLYQLPWYIIIGPPGSGKTTALVNSGLEFPLAQSHGKEALGGVGGTRNCDWWFTNDAVLIDTAGRYTTQDSHRVYDNSAWRAFLNLLQRYRRRRPINGVLVAISLQDLMVQTAEQRVHQAKTIRARINELQQQLGIRFPIYLTFTKCDLVAGFSEFFDNLSQAEREQVWGVSFPEEASAAAGAPIDDFAREFRGLIERLNQRVLWRVHQERHVEKRALLQGFPARMDGLLAVLCDFVKQTFSPNRYDTVPMVRGVYFTSGTQEGSPIDRMMATVSADFGLERDVAPKFQGVGKSYFLHRLLKDVIFPEADLVGVNRKLENATRWLRGAIYTTSAVVVVGALFLWTGSLAQNKLYMGEVRDNVAEFERVRTEIGTRRLTPQDSLRMLDPLFAASRVYQKEEHPWLNNLGLYDDRVDAAADALYREQLRQTFLPALLHMVEADLSRLDSNDPALTHTLKTYLMFFTPDKRDLAVLSEYFSAGWSRQLSGEAAKQAQLLAHMQRLFDEPLPENLQPNERVVASARQQLRRIPVPQRLYAQMQRSEFGSTQIDLYGEVGGDTAQLFGVDPADSRFHIPYLYTKAGYKDMEFGADSPMLDQLAEERWIYGGELSGEDFSREDREKLGEEVKRIYLSEYQQRWQQFLGGFSIRGFQSTAQALDVLAKLSDPVYSPLLAITEITADNTALTARPELPADASGVALPVSSNTRRLGAAAVSSAAGALAEQFQPTVVDLRFEELQRLTRSEKGRPARIQEYLTSINQVQEYLAEIDSGVNPDEAAFGKAKARFNGASDAIKQLRIKAANAPAPFDQWLEEVADGTWSLVMAKAKRHVDKAWREQVYSVYSRSLADRFPLRTGVDLDAPVLEFNSFFKPGGVEQQFVQQYLQPFVDTRSWKVKSLEGQSIGISSGALTQMQRAERIRKTLFSAGEQAGYQFRIEPTKLDSGVRLFALELGGQRVPYSHGPRTSSKLDWKGGESNRVRIIFEDLNETVHRQHFEGDWAWYRLLLNSDVERGRSSNEYLVTFRESGREAQFRLSASGVNNPFDQTLLAGYRCPQVL
- the tagF gene encoding type VI secretion system-associated protein TagF, with protein sequence MMQKGLFGKLPGHGDFVQRDLPGSFVTPWDEWLQRAVYGSRELVGERWLEYYLTSPIWRFALSAGVLNQQAWAGVLVPSVDSVGRYFPVTMAVPLPAGSNLFDVQVRAEAWYSELSELAINALQNALLADQLLELFPPFPALAQKNTEVENDDSLVKVCGEPSIAGSYPALLEYLYRERHPSFSLWWCSGSQFLAPKTMLSAGLPDPSEYGCMLGAPKFHW
- the tssA gene encoding type VI secretion system protein TssA codes for the protein MALANVTDLGALLQDIAGDLPQGEDIRSDRSPTSDYYTIKDARNSARAAERSARFDDSDIDLLAPWRDVAKTAEKILKGKSKDLEVASWYTEALIRLHGFAGLRDGFQLIEGMIDGYWENLYPEPDEDGLETKVAPLTGLNGDGVDGTLLLPIRNADITPEGDFGGFAFVHYQQARDADKLSDPDAKAARIETLGYSLDDIEQCVQSASAQWAMDLVETIEQALTSYKAINERLRASCGQDAPPYSSITGLLDEVLRTTRFVYQSHLEALSAIETAAAQSDESASAQAVANGATAVASQVVSVPNGAINSREDALILLEKVAKYFRTYEPHTPLAPGLERLVGWGRMTVAELMTELLPDDTSRAIYSQLTGVRLDGSDSQRYVAPPATQSSAAPAGNPEAVSTGEAPASDSGWGAQPQSETTESGW